The Congregibacter litoralis KT71 genome contains a region encoding:
- a CDS encoding nuclear transport factor 2 family protein produces MTNTEVCEALFAAFESGDQDRARALCAPDLKARQNNGPAMNLDSLLGLSAMIVGAVKNFRYEDAKRSATDTGFVEEHSVRATLPDGSALDMRVCVVADVVDGKVQNLREYLDTAAAASLIEALSLVSPPSP; encoded by the coding sequence GTGACAAATACGGAAGTCTGCGAAGCCCTGTTTGCTGCTTTTGAAAGCGGCGACCAGGACCGTGCCCGCGCCCTTTGTGCGCCGGACTTAAAAGCCCGACAGAACAACGGCCCGGCCATGAATCTCGACAGCCTCCTGGGCCTGTCGGCGATGATCGTGGGCGCCGTGAAAAACTTTCGCTACGAAGATGCCAAACGCTCTGCAACGGATACGGGCTTTGTAGAGGAGCACAGCGTTCGCGCCACGCTTCCCGATGGCAGCGCACTGGATATGCGGGTCTGCGTGGTCGCCGATGTTGTCGACGGAAAGGTGCAGAACCTTCGGGAGTACCTGGACACGGCCGCTGCGGCATCCCTGATTGAAGCCCTGTCCTTAGTGTCCCCGCCTTCGCCATAG
- a CDS encoding SDR family NAD(P)-dependent oxidoreductase: MTTAQTPIASGFDGNNTALEVIDGIDLSGKQAVVTGGYSGLGLETTRALATAGAKVLVPARRPEHAKAELAAFADLPGEIEIDILDLGDLESVQDFANRFLERGRSIDMLINNAAIMACPETRLAQNREAQFATNHLGHFALTMRLYPALKASGGARVVSLSSTGHKLSPIRWDDLMFDEDEYNKWIAYGQAKTANSLFAVELDALGKSDDVRAFAVHPGGIMTPLQRHLPREEMIAMGWIDEEGTVNAIFKNPEQGAATSVWAATAPALDAHGGVYCEDCNIAAETVKGSDKARFSGVDAHAIDSGEAKKLWSLSELLTGTSLE, encoded by the coding sequence ATGACTACAGCCCAGACGCCCATCGCCTCAGGTTTTGACGGCAACAACACGGCGCTGGAGGTCATCGACGGCATAGACCTCTCGGGCAAGCAGGCGGTCGTTACCGGCGGCTACTCCGGACTCGGCCTGGAGACGACCCGCGCCCTGGCCACGGCGGGCGCGAAAGTGCTGGTGCCGGCACGACGGCCGGAACACGCGAAGGCCGAGCTTGCGGCCTTCGCTGATCTGCCCGGCGAAATAGAGATCGACATCCTCGATCTGGGCGACCTTGAGTCGGTCCAAGACTTTGCCAATCGCTTTTTGGAACGCGGCAGAAGCATCGACATGCTTATCAATAATGCCGCGATTATGGCCTGCCCCGAGACTCGCCTCGCGCAGAACCGCGAAGCGCAGTTTGCAACGAATCACCTCGGGCACTTCGCCCTGACCATGCGTCTCTACCCTGCACTCAAAGCCAGCGGCGGCGCGCGGGTCGTATCCCTGTCGTCCACGGGACACAAACTATCGCCTATCCGCTGGGACGACCTGATGTTTGATGAAGACGAGTACAACAAATGGATTGCCTATGGTCAGGCAAAAACCGCCAATAGTCTGTTTGCGGTGGAATTGGACGCTCTGGGAAAGAGCGATGACGTCCGCGCCTTTGCCGTTCACCCCGGCGGGATCATGACACCTCTGCAGCGTCATCTACCCAGGGAAGAAATGATCGCCATGGGCTGGATCGACGAAGAGGGCACGGTAAACGCTATTTTCAAAAATCCCGAGCAAGGCGCCGCAACCAGCGTCTGGGCAGCTACGGCGCCGGCGTTAGACGCCCACGGCGGCGTGTACTGTGAAGACTGTAACATCGCCGCCGAAACCGTAAAAGGCAGTGATAAGGCGCGTTTCAGCGGTGTCGACGCCCATGCCATAGACTCCGGCGAAGCGAAGAAACTTTGGTCGCTGTCAGAGTTGCTGACGGGAACCTCTCTGGAATGA